In Microbacterium laevaniformans, a single window of DNA contains:
- a CDS encoding substrate-binding domain-containing protein, whose amino-acid sequence MEGVQHERGEREVVAGEMIRGAIEAARARGYMVFVGETAGDAHLERDLLDAMFDWQVDRVVLATMMTHARAIPVEATRMPTVLLNIEPTDDADYVRVLPDEVAAGAAAARLLVDTGHRRIHLIGVGDDPANAHPFGLAAAQRLSGALSVFAEAGRQIVSARPTVQWLPPEGFRLVSEVLDSGAEVDALLCFNDRLAMGAYQALQERGVRVPEDVSVLSFDDTSFARWLRPGLTTFAFPQRALGRAAADELIDLIERGAATDGSSPPPAHLVPLPLRMRSSVTDRT is encoded by the coding sequence GTGGAGGGCGTGCAGCACGAGCGGGGGGAGCGCGAAGTCGTAGCCGGAGAGATGATCCGCGGCGCGATCGAGGCGGCACGTGCCCGCGGCTATATGGTCTTCGTCGGCGAGACGGCCGGTGACGCGCATCTGGAGCGCGACCTGCTCGACGCGATGTTCGACTGGCAGGTCGACAGGGTGGTGCTGGCCACGATGATGACCCACGCGCGCGCTATCCCGGTGGAGGCGACCCGCATGCCGACCGTGCTGCTGAACATCGAGCCGACCGACGACGCCGACTACGTGCGCGTGCTTCCGGACGAGGTCGCGGCCGGTGCCGCCGCCGCGCGCCTGCTCGTGGACACCGGGCATCGGCGCATCCACCTCATCGGCGTCGGCGACGACCCGGCGAACGCGCACCCGTTCGGCCTCGCCGCCGCCCAGCGTCTCAGCGGCGCCCTCTCGGTCTTCGCCGAGGCAGGGCGGCAGATCGTGTCGGCTCGTCCGACGGTGCAGTGGCTGCCGCCGGAGGGCTTTCGTCTCGTGTCGGAGGTGCTCGACAGTGGCGCCGAGGTCGATGCGCTCCTGTGCTTCAACGACCGTCTGGCGATGGGCGCCTACCAGGCGCTCCAGGAGCGCGGGGTGCGCGTGCCCGAGGACGTCTCGGTGCTCTCGTTCGACGACACGTCGTTCGCCCGCTGGCTGCGACCGGGCCTCACGACCTTCGCCTTCCCGCAGCGCGCGCTCGGCCGCGCCGCCGCGGACGAACTCATCGACCTGATCGAGCGCGGTGCCGCGACGGACGGATCATCCCCTCCCCCGGCGCACCTGGTTCCGCTGCCGTTGCGGATGCGCTCGTCGGTCACCGACCGGACTTAG
- a CDS encoding MinD/ParA family ATP-binding protein, with the protein MLHALHEHDLRPLAQWLTMRPANTITVLDTHDGIGIVDVGESDLKPGVPGLLARQDGILGGVTFEPTVLVTSQTAAEIHLAGEVDEVFASTQEGLRSRIVESIRLMAASAGEPVTATVVDGATRWALVVSPDGSFTEATASATEVVAEPIAAAAPAADAVPAPVAAASPAAGESDAAPISAVPVAAAPSAAAAAESAPATTAVAVTDGPLRSGGTRREGAQRTPAQRATPTVDDLLNSRADRARPRATEGWRGAIRRLTGGAISPRPGKAEQSRLDRERLVQRRLDAPRTIVVLNPKGGAHKTTSTLLLAATFGTQRGGATLAWDNNETRGTLGWRAQNAPHHRTAVDLLEDLDRFATPDRASLAALDTYVRTQVDARFDVLASDEDAAASSTIDATAFDRLHDVLSRYYRLLIVDTGNNMRASNWVAAVAAADQLVIVSTVREDTAASAAWLLDGLREKGFDHKIDEAVTILAAPSTKPDRKLAERLERHFSQVTAEVVHVPFDAALVDGGPIDFDALSPETRDAWLTVAASIARRL; encoded by the coding sequence GTGCTGCACGCCCTCCACGAGCACGACCTCCGCCCGCTCGCGCAGTGGCTGACCATGCGGCCCGCCAACACCATCACGGTGCTCGACACCCACGACGGCATCGGCATCGTCGACGTGGGGGAGAGCGATCTGAAGCCCGGCGTTCCGGGACTCCTCGCCCGGCAGGATGGGATACTCGGAGGCGTGACTTTCGAACCCACCGTGCTCGTGACTTCGCAGACCGCCGCCGAGATCCACCTCGCCGGTGAGGTCGACGAAGTCTTCGCCTCGACGCAGGAGGGGCTGCGCAGCCGCATCGTCGAGTCGATCCGGCTGATGGCCGCGTCGGCGGGTGAGCCGGTCACCGCGACCGTCGTCGACGGCGCCACACGGTGGGCCCTCGTCGTCAGCCCCGATGGCAGCTTCACCGAGGCCACAGCGTCGGCGACGGAGGTGGTCGCGGAGCCCATCGCTGCGGCTGCGCCGGCGGCCGATGCCGTGCCGGCACCGGTCGCGGCGGCGTCGCCTGCGGCTGGCGAATCCGATGCCGCACCGATCTCCGCCGTGCCCGTCGCGGCGGCCCCGTCCGCCGCGGCGGCTGCGGAGTCCGCCCCCGCGACGACCGCGGTGGCGGTGACCGACGGGCCGCTGCGCAGCGGCGGCACCCGCCGCGAGGGCGCGCAGCGCACGCCGGCCCAGCGGGCTACGCCGACGGTCGACGACCTGCTCAACTCTCGCGCCGACCGCGCGCGTCCGCGGGCGACCGAGGGGTGGCGCGGAGCGATCCGTCGCCTCACGGGCGGTGCGATCTCGCCCCGCCCGGGCAAGGCCGAGCAGTCGCGCCTCGACCGCGAGCGACTCGTGCAGCGCCGCCTCGACGCGCCGCGCACGATCGTGGTGCTCAATCCCAAGGGCGGGGCCCACAAGACCACGTCGACGCTGCTGCTGGCCGCGACGTTCGGCACCCAGCGCGGCGGCGCCACGCTCGCCTGGGACAACAACGAGACCCGCGGCACGCTCGGCTGGCGCGCGCAGAACGCGCCCCACCACCGCACCGCCGTCGACCTGCTCGAAGACCTCGACCGCTTCGCCACGCCCGATCGAGCGAGCCTCGCGGCGCTCGACACCTACGTACGCACGCAGGTCGACGCCCGCTTCGACGTGCTCGCCTCGGACGAGGATGCCGCGGCATCCTCCACCATCGACGCGACCGCCTTCGACCGCCTCCACGACGTGCTCTCGCGCTACTACCGCCTGCTCATCGTCGACACCGGCAACAACATGCGCGCCTCGAACTGGGTCGCCGCCGTCGCCGCAGCCGACCAGCTCGTCATCGTCTCGACGGTGCGCGAAGACACCGCGGCCAGTGCCGCCTGGCTGCTCGACGGCCTGCGCGAGAAGGGCTTCGACCACAAGATCGACGAGGCCGTCACGATTCTCGCGGCGCCGTCGACCAAGCCCGATCGCAAGCTCGCCGAGCGCCTCGAGCGCCACTTCTCGCAGGTCACGGCCGAGGTCGTGCACGTGCCCTTCGATGCCGCGCTCGTCGACGGCGGTCCCATCGATTTCGATGCGCTGTCGCCCGAGACCCGCGATGCGTGGCTCACGGTCGCGGCATCCATCGCCCGTCGTCTCTGA
- a CDS encoding LacI family DNA-binding transcriptional regulator has product MTGIEEVARAAGVSTATVSRALSGRGRLSEATRERVRAAAADLGYVVSAAASTLASGRAENIGVIVPLLDRWFFATVLDGIAAQLAPRGYDMTLYNLTDDPAQRRSLFEASLRRRRVDGLIVLSVELSADELRQLNELPVPVVALGVPHAELRGLRVDDTAVGRLATQHLLELGHRDIVHLGWSLPDDAGETLDIPTRRRRGFAQAMRDAGVAAPRFVTADFTVEGARRVSRELLSGPDAPTAIFAASDEMAFGVLAAARELGIEVPGRLSVIGVDGHELAELFELTTIEQFPHAQGERAGQTILAELGVDEPAAASASLPFELVVRGSTAPPH; this is encoded by the coding sequence GTGACCGGCATCGAGGAGGTCGCGCGCGCCGCCGGCGTCTCGACGGCGACGGTGTCGCGCGCCCTCAGCGGACGGGGACGCCTCTCCGAGGCGACGCGCGAGCGTGTGCGCGCCGCGGCCGCCGACCTCGGCTACGTCGTCTCGGCCGCGGCATCCACCCTCGCCTCGGGCCGCGCCGAGAACATCGGCGTGATCGTGCCGCTGCTGGACCGGTGGTTCTTCGCCACCGTGCTCGACGGCATCGCCGCGCAGCTCGCGCCGCGCGGCTACGACATGACGCTGTACAACCTGACCGACGATCCGGCGCAGCGGCGGAGCCTGTTCGAGGCGTCGCTGCGCCGCCGACGCGTCGACGGCCTCATCGTGCTGTCGGTCGAGCTGAGCGCCGACGAGCTGCGCCAGCTGAACGAGCTGCCCGTTCCCGTCGTGGCGCTCGGCGTTCCGCATGCCGAGCTGCGGGGGCTGCGCGTCGACGACACGGCCGTGGGCCGGCTCGCCACGCAGCACCTGCTGGAACTCGGCCACCGCGACATCGTGCACCTCGGCTGGAGTCTGCCGGACGATGCGGGCGAGACCCTCGACATCCCCACGCGTCGGCGCCGCGGATTCGCGCAGGCGATGAGGGATGCCGGTGTCGCCGCACCCCGCTTCGTCACGGCCGACTTCACCGTCGAGGGGGCGCGCCGCGTATCGCGTGAACTGCTCTCCGGCCCCGACGCGCCCACCGCGATCTTCGCCGCATCCGACGAGATGGCGTTCGGCGTGCTGGCGGCGGCGCGCGAACTCGGCATCGAGGTGCCCGGCCGGCTGTCGGTCATCGGCGTCGACGGGCACGAGCTGGCGGAACTGTTCGAGCTGACGACGATCGAGCAGTTCCCGCACGCACAGGGCGAGCGCGCCGGACAGACGATCCTCGCGGAGTTGGGCGTCGACGAGCCGGCGGCTGCCTCGGCATCCCTGCCGTTCGAGCTCGTGGTCCGCGGCTCCACCGCGCCGCCGCACTGA
- a CDS encoding glycoside hydrolase family 13 protein, which yields MTSQLTFSLPDIGESRPGAEWWRTAVIYQIYPRSFADASGDGIGDLPGVTEHLDDLRALGVDAVWLSPFYRSPQKDAGYDVADYCDVDPLFGTLADFDEMLAGAHERGIRVIVDLVPNHSSDRHVWFQEALAAAPGSAARARYLFRDGKGENGELPPNNWESVFGGPAWTRVTEADGTPEQWYLHLFDTSQPDFDWSNPEVQEEFRGILRFWLDRGVDGFRVDVAHGLVKTDGLPDHLPAVDADSMGGSDDDVPYWGQEGVHEIYRDWHRVLAEYDGDRALCAEAWLPTVDRTGEWVRSDEMHQAFNFPYLMTEWDAAAIREVISESLRAFPAVGAPATWVLSNHDVVRHASRLALTAENPQGHGIGPDSPGQPIPEVGLRRARAATTVMLALPGSAYLYQGEELGLPEVIALPPASRQDPTWFRTDGERYGRDGCRVPIPWTADAAAYGFSPTGQSWLPQPAEWATLARDAQESDPDSTLWLYRTLLATRRAEGLGAATLEWLDGYGDDVIAFRSGRVTVIANAGAAPVMLPSGTVLVSSEPFDGTELPVDVAVWMVAD from the coding sequence ATGACGTCGCAGTTGACCTTCTCCCTCCCCGATATCGGCGAGAGCCGCCCCGGCGCCGAATGGTGGCGCACCGCGGTGATCTACCAGATCTACCCGCGCTCGTTCGCCGACGCCTCCGGCGATGGCATCGGTGACCTCCCCGGCGTGACGGAGCATCTCGACGACCTGCGCGCCCTGGGCGTGGATGCCGTGTGGCTGAGCCCCTTCTACCGCTCTCCGCAGAAGGATGCCGGGTATGACGTCGCCGACTACTGCGACGTCGACCCCCTGTTCGGCACGCTCGCCGACTTCGACGAGATGCTCGCCGGCGCGCACGAGCGCGGCATCCGCGTGATCGTCGACCTCGTGCCCAATCACAGTTCCGACCGGCACGTCTGGTTCCAGGAGGCGCTGGCCGCAGCCCCCGGCAGTGCCGCGCGCGCCCGCTACCTCTTCCGCGACGGCAAGGGTGAGAACGGCGAGCTGCCGCCCAACAACTGGGAGTCGGTCTTCGGCGGCCCGGCGTGGACCCGCGTCACCGAGGCCGACGGCACGCCGGAGCAGTGGTACCTGCACCTGTTCGACACGAGCCAGCCCGACTTCGATTGGTCGAACCCCGAGGTGCAGGAGGAGTTCCGCGGCATCCTGCGGTTCTGGCTCGACCGCGGCGTCGACGGCTTCCGCGTCGATGTCGCGCACGGCCTCGTCAAGACCGACGGTCTGCCCGATCACCTTCCCGCGGTGGATGCCGACAGCATGGGCGGCTCCGACGACGACGTGCCGTACTGGGGTCAGGAGGGTGTGCACGAGATCTACCGTGACTGGCACCGTGTGCTCGCGGAGTACGACGGCGACCGTGCGCTCTGCGCCGAGGCGTGGCTGCCCACCGTCGACCGCACCGGCGAGTGGGTGCGCTCCGACGAGATGCACCAGGCGTTCAACTTCCCGTACCTCATGACCGAGTGGGATGCCGCGGCCATCCGCGAGGTCATCTCCGAGTCGCTGCGCGCGTTCCCTGCGGTCGGCGCCCCGGCCACCTGGGTGCTGTCGAACCACGACGTCGTGCGCCACGCGTCGCGGCTCGCGCTGACCGCCGAGAACCCGCAGGGCCACGGCATCGGTCCCGACTCGCCCGGCCAGCCGATTCCCGAGGTGGGCCTGCGCCGCGCCCGCGCAGCGACGACCGTGATGCTCGCCTTGCCCGGCTCCGCATACCTCTACCAGGGCGAGGAGCTCGGCCTTCCCGAGGTCATCGCGCTGCCGCCCGCGTCTCGGCAGGATCCGACCTGGTTCCGTACCGACGGCGAGCGCTACGGCCGCGACGGGTGCCGGGTGCCGATCCCGTGGACCGCGGATGCCGCCGCCTACGGCTTCAGCCCGACGGGCCAGTCGTGGCTGCCGCAGCCGGCCGAATGGGCCACGCTCGCCCGCGACGCGCAGGAGTCCGACCCCGACTCGACGCTGTGGCTGTACCGGACGCTCCTGGCGACCCGCCGCGCCGAGGGCCTCGGAGCGGCGACGCTGGAGTGGCTCGACGGCTACGGCGACGACGTGATCGCGTTCCGGTCCGGTCGGGTCACCGTGATCGCCAACGCCGGGGCCGCGCCGGTGATGCTGCCGTCGGGTACCGTGCTGGTCTCGAGCGAGCCGTTCGACGGCACGGAGCTGCCCGTCGACGTCGCGGTGTGGATGGTCGCGGACTGA
- a CDS encoding adenine phosphoribosyltransferase, translated as MTSEALAHAESLIAGIPDFPQPGVLFRDISPLLADAQALRTVVDAVIEPFAGQFDVVAGIEARGFILAGAVAIAAGVGMAPIRKAGKLPRPAASVSYALEYGTAEIEMSDDLEAGTRVLLVDDILATGGTLRAGQHLLDELGLQLAGTAVLMELVELQGRAVCGPVHSVFRV; from the coding sequence GTGACTTCCGAGGCCCTCGCCCACGCCGAATCGCTCATCGCCGGCATCCCCGACTTCCCGCAGCCGGGCGTGCTGTTCCGCGATATCTCGCCGCTGCTCGCCGACGCGCAGGCCCTGCGCACCGTCGTGGATGCCGTGATCGAGCCCTTCGCGGGGCAGTTCGACGTCGTCGCGGGCATCGAGGCGCGCGGGTTCATACTGGCCGGCGCGGTCGCGATCGCGGCGGGTGTGGGGATGGCGCCGATCCGCAAGGCGGGCAAGCTGCCGCGGCCCGCGGCATCCGTCTCCTACGCCCTCGAGTACGGCACGGCCGAGATCGAGATGAGCGACGACCTCGAGGCGGGCACGCGCGTGCTGCTGGTCGACGACATCCTCGCCACGGGCGGCACTCTGCGCGCGGGCCAGCACCTGCTCGACGAGCTCGGCCTGCAGCTGGCGGGGACGGCGGTGCTGATGGAGCTCGTCGAGCTTCAGGGGCGCGCGGTGTGCGGCCCGGTCCATTCCGTCTTCCGGGTCTAA
- a CDS encoding amidohydrolase: protein MSIDLEALYIDLHRHPELSFQETRTAGVITRELTALGLEYVEGLGTTGVATSITGTATDDGPVVWLRADMDGLPVAEQTGLAYASTVRGIDPAGTDVPVMHACGHDMHVAALLGALERLAATRDEWSGTVVAVFQPAEEHGAGAQAMIADGVLDRFPKPDIVLGQHLTPLPAGTIGVRPGTQMAASDGLTVRLLGRGGHGSRPHATIDPVVMAAATVMRLQTVVSREIDPREMAVVTVGSIHAGLKNNIIPAEAKLELSLRYPDDEARADVLARVERIVRAEAAASGAEEEPVITTDHSLPPTINDHEATARLSAAWERAFGEGTVVDPGMFTGSEDVSWFAREAGVPLVYWFWGGLDPQQFADAVARGTVNEDIPTNHSPFFAPILHPTIERGVDALVVAAREFLG from the coding sequence ATGAGCATCGACCTCGAAGCCCTCTACATCGACCTGCACCGCCACCCGGAACTGTCGTTCCAGGAGACCCGCACGGCGGGTGTCATCACCCGCGAGCTCACCGCTCTCGGTCTCGAGTACGTCGAAGGCCTCGGCACCACCGGCGTCGCCACGAGCATCACCGGCACGGCCACCGACGACGGACCCGTCGTGTGGCTGCGCGCCGACATGGACGGCCTTCCGGTCGCCGAGCAGACCGGTCTCGCCTACGCCAGCACCGTCCGCGGCATCGACCCGGCCGGCACCGACGTGCCCGTGATGCACGCGTGCGGCCACGACATGCACGTGGCGGCCCTGCTCGGCGCTCTCGAGCGGCTCGCGGCGACCCGCGACGAGTGGTCGGGAACCGTCGTCGCCGTCTTCCAGCCCGCCGAGGAGCACGGTGCGGGCGCCCAGGCGATGATCGCCGACGGCGTGCTCGACCGTTTCCCGAAGCCCGACATCGTGCTCGGCCAGCACCTGACGCCGCTCCCGGCGGGCACGATCGGTGTGCGCCCCGGAACGCAGATGGCGGCCTCGGACGGCCTCACCGTGCGCCTTCTCGGCCGCGGCGGCCACGGTTCGCGACCGCACGCCACCATCGACCCCGTCGTCATGGCCGCCGCCACCGTCATGCGCCTGCAGACCGTCGTGTCGCGCGAGATCGACCCGCGGGAGATGGCCGTCGTCACCGTCGGCTCGATCCACGCGGGACTGAAGAACAACATCATCCCCGCCGAGGCGAAGCTCGAGTTGAGCCTGCGCTACCCCGACGACGAGGCCCGCGCCGACGTGCTCGCACGCGTCGAACGCATCGTGCGGGCGGAGGCCGCGGCATCCGGAGCGGAGGAGGAGCCGGTCATCACGACCGACCACTCGCTGCCGCCGACGATCAACGACCACGAGGCCACCGCGCGCCTGTCCGCCGCGTGGGAACGCGCCTTCGGCGAAGGGACGGTCGTCGACCCGGGCATGTTCACCGGAAGCGAGGACGTCTCGTGGTTCGCCCGCGAGGCGGGCGTGCCGCTCGTCTACTGGTTCTGGGGCGGGCTCGACCCGCAGCAGTTCGCGGATGCCGTCGCGCGCGGCACCGTGAACGAGGACATCCCCACCAACCACTCGCCCTTCTTCGCCCCGATCCTGCACCCCACGATCGAGCGCGGAGTGGACGCGCTGGTCGTCGCGGCACGGGAGTTCCTCGGATGA